The DNA window CTGCCGCTAAGCATTACCGTTGGGCGTTTGCCGGTCATTTTCAGGCACCTTGTTCGAAGCGCAGTTGGCGCAGGGTGTGCAGCGGGAATTCATGCTCGGCGCTCAGCCAGGATTTTTGCCCCAGCCCGGCGTAATGCGGGCCGTCGCCCAGTGGCTGCCATTCGGTCAGTTTGCCGAGCAGCAGGGCATCGCTGGGGTTTTCCGGCAGCGGATAGCGCGCCGGCAGTTGGCATACCTGTTCACGCCCGTCGTTCAGGCGCACCAGCGCATGGCTCCAGACCAGATCGATAACGCTTTGCGGTGCCTGAAACTGGATTTCAGCGATGGCGGAGAACGGCAGCCAGTAGTACACGCCGTTCAGCGCCAGCTCGCACACCGGGCCCAGGCGGCCGTCGCCGTCCATCAGCCAGTCGAAGGGCACGCTGTGCGGTGCGTCGCCTTCCGCTACCGTAAGCTCCCCGGCGCTGGCCGGCGCGGCGGCCAGCGCTTCATCGCGCAATGCCTGGGCTGTGCCGGCATCGCCGTGCGCATCGTGGCGCAGGGCTTCCACCAGTGAAGAGAGCCAGGCTTCGCCCGGTTGGAGCAGCGCCGGTGCCGCTTCACCGGCAAATACCGCCTGGCGCTGCAGTTCCGCGTCTACGGCCTGCGTCAGCAGCAGGGTGGTGGGTTGCGCGATCGGTTTGAGCGCCAGCCAGGATTTCAGCTGCGCTTTGGCACGCGGCCAGTTGGCGCTCAGGCACAGCAGTTGCGCCAAAGCGGCGCGCAGATCGGCATCCGCCGGGCGTTGGCGGATCGCGTCTTCCACGGTGGTAATGGCCGCACTGACGGAGCCCCCGGCTAAGAGTTGGGTTAATGAGTTCACGGTGAGTTCCTCGTCATCAATGGGCGGTGGCGGTTACGGTTTGGTAGCTGCCGCTGGCCGGATCTTCACGATCCGCGGCCAGGCTTTCCACCAGCTTAAACGTCGGCTGCGGCTGGCCGGCCAGCAGCGGTTGCCAGGCTTCGTGCGCGCGGCTGATGCGCTGTTTGACCTTGGCCGCGTCGGCGGCTTCCAGGCGCGGTAGCTCAACGATAATGGTGCCGCCATAGGCCCAGGCATGGCGCTGCGCATCAAACGGCAGCAGCAGGTAACTGCCGGCCGCTGCGCCGCCGAGCACCAGGCGCTGGCGGTTGGCGCTCACCACGCGCAGGGTTTGTTGATTCAGGTTCAGGTTGATCAGCGGGTAGCCCTGCAGGAAGGTCACGGCCACCGGTTGCGCCTGCTTGCTTTGTTGCAGCAAGACGGTGCTGCTGCCGTTCAGCCAGCCATCGGCGCAACGCAGGTTGTCGCCGCCGGGAATAAACAGCGCGCTGCCGTTGCCGGCACTGCTCCAGTAGGTGCGGAAGCGGCAACCCTGGGGCAAATCGAACGTTTGCACCGGCTCGGCATCCGCCAGCGGTGAGGTGACGGCAACGGCGGGCGGCGCGCTGGGCTGGGCCGGTGGCGTTGCCGGCGGCTGTTTGAGCAGCGGCTTCCAGCGTTGGTTTTTTGCTGCGTTGCCTTCTGCCAACGCCTGCCCGCCTTTATCCGTGAGCTGCCACGGCAACTGGGCAACGCTGGGGCACTGTTTTTCCAGCAGGTTGCCGACGCGCGGCAGAAAATCGTCCAATACGGCGGCATCTTTGCTTTGGCCGGAGACGATGCGCAACGGGATGCTCTTGGCGCACCAGCTTTCCGGTTTATTGTTTTTTACGTCGTCGATGAACACTTCGAGCTTTTGGCTGGGGGAATATACCAGCCGGTAATTTGCCGCATGTACGGCGGGCATCGCCAGCAGGGCGATGGCACCTGGCATCCAATATTTCATAGTTAACCTTGGCTGTGTCATAACGGCTCAGTCGCGGGGAAGGAAACGCTCGGCGTCCGCCAACGAGTGCAGCAGCGTGGTTTCCTGCGGTGAACCAATCCATACCGCGATAGCGCTGTAGTTATCGCTGTTATTATTTTGCTTCCATGCCTGCTGCATCAGGGCCAGCCACTCGCTGGGGGAGTTGACCATATGCAGCGACTGTTCCAGCTCGGCCGGGGTAAAGTTGTGCCAAAAGCCGTCGGTGCACAGCAGGAAGACGTCGCCATCCTCCAACTGCAGCACATCGCTGTAGGTGGCATCGCGTTTTTCGCTCAGCCCGAGGGCGAAGTACAGCAGGTTGCTGTTGATGCCGTTGGTTTGATAACCCGCATCCTGCATCTGTTGCACCAGGCTGTGATCGGTGGTTACGGTATGCAGGTAACCGCGCCGAAACAGGTACAGGCGGCTGTCGCCGGCGTGCGCCCAGTAGGCCAGTTGATAGTCACGATCGATAAACAGGCTCACCAGCGTGGTGCCCATCTTGCTATGTTCGGCCACCTGGCGCTGCTGCTGGTGGATAACCGCGTTGGCGCGGGCAATGTGCGCGCGAATGCTCTGCGCGTTCAGGTGTTTTTCGCCGTCGAAATTGTGCAGGATGGTATCGCGTGCCAGCCTGGCGGCCACGTCACCGCCGGGAAAACCGGCGATACCGTCGCACACCACAAAGCAGGCGGAACGTTCGCCCAACACTTCGCCGGTCTGGTCCTGATTGGTGGCGCGGCTGCCCTGGTTAGTGGTAGAGGCTAAAGTGATCTTCATTGCGCATCCGGTTTGGTCTGTGAGTCTTTGTACTGATTCACTTCAACGTCGTAGGCGTGCAGGAAGGCTTCGCCAAACAGGGTGTGGAAGTCGTCTTCAATTTCGCCGGCCGTTTGCTGGTAGTTTTTAACGAAGTAATCCCACAGCGCCGCCTTGCGGTTGGAAGGCAGCGACAGGCGCGGTGCGGCGCCTTCTTTGCGCGCCTCTTCCTCCAGCCGCTCCGGGTTAAAGGATTGCAGCATAGCTGCGATGATGGCGCGGATACCGGCGATCATCCCCAGTTGGTGCGCCTGCAGATCGATCAACGCATCGCGCACGGCCTGCTCTGGCGGCATAAAGCCTGGCATCCGGCTGCCGAACATCTGCATCAGCACGGTTTTGCCGGAAGGCAACAGTTTGAACGGGTTGTTGGCCTCGTCCAGGATCATGGTCATTTCCGCCTTCACGCCGCGCTTGAGAATGGAGCGTGAAGAGAGCAGCGCCACCGTGCCCTGGGAGAACAAGCTCAGCAGCCGGCCCACCAACTGCATTTGTTGTTCATCAATCTGTGGCTGTGGCTGCAAATCGTTCAGACCGATGCCTTGCAGCAGGGCTTCAAGCATCGGGCCGTGCAGCGCATCGCCGGGGTGAGCGCCGGCCGGTTGCGGCTGCGGCGCCTGGTAGGCGACCGGATCGATCCCCAGGCGGTTGCCTGGGCGCGGGCGCGGCTGTTGCGGCGCCGGTGCCGGCGTTGGGATTGGGGTTGGCTCGGGTGCAACCGGTGCGGCTTCAGCCACTGGCGGCGTAGGTGGCTGCGGTTTCGGCGCCGGGGCGGGTTCCGGCTGTGGCTGGGGTTGTGGCTGCGGTTGTGGCTGCGGGCGCGCCGGCGGTACATCAGCCTGGGCCAGCGGTGCCGCGCCGCCCATCAACAGGCCTAGCGGATCGTCCGTCGTTAACGTTTCCGGCGCCGCAGGGGATGAGGATGAGCCGCCGCCAAACAGCGCCAGCGGATCCAACTCTTGTTGCGGCGCTTTTTTCACCGCGCCGGGGGCGGGTTGCAGCGGCGCGCTTGCCGGGCTTTTTCCCGCCAACAGTGTGCTTGGCGTGGTGTCGTTGAGGATATTCTCCCGCTCAAAAGCGGTATTGCCGTTAAACAGATCGTTGGGATCGGTCTGCTTATGCTGCAAATGGTGCAGGTCGACATCGCCGGCCAGTTGTGCCAACGGATCCGCTGGGTTCAGCTCTGGGCGCGGCTGCGCCAGCAGGGGGTTATCATTACGCAAAGGCGCCTGCGGGACCGGTTCAGGCTGCGCCGCCGCCGGGGTGAACTCTTCCACCAGGCTATCCCAGATTTCGTTTGGCACCGGCGTGGCGGCTGCGGCAACGGGCGGCGGAGTATCATCAACCGCCGGCTGCTGTTGCACCGGCGCGGCCTGCTGGTGCGGCGCGCTCACCTGAATGCGGTAATCATCGATGCCAAGCACATCGCCGTTTTGCAGTTCCACCTGGCGGCCGCGTTCCAGCGGAATATCGTTTAGCACCACACGGGTCACGTTGCCGCGGTTGGTGATGCGGCATTCCCCGTCAGCAGAAATGTGCACAATGGCCTGCAGGCGTGAAATAGCGCGTTCATCATCCGGCAGCACCAGGTTGTTATCGACGCTGCGGCCAATGGTGCCACCCGGCGGCAGAAAATCGCAGCTGCTTTGCGGCGGTGTATGGCCATTTTTATTTTGTACAATGGTAAATCGCATAAGACATTCCTGCTGATTAGGTGTGATGCAAACTGTTTTGTTCGCCCATCGCGCGGGCAAGATAAAGAGGTAAGGCTGCGTTCTGTTTAGTTTTCTTATTGTGGATTAGTGATTGTTTATAGGTTTATGCCCTTCACTATTATTTACATGGATGGTGCTGTGTTATTGCTTCTTCAATTAGGCTGGCCGCTCTTTCATTTAAACGTACTTGGGGTAGTTTCTTGAAATAGCTATAGATAATCTCTTGTAACGTTATCGTTTTTAATGTCTGATAATGACACCAGCTTTTCCCTTCCGTGGCGTCTAATACTCCCAGAAGGTACATGTCAGCCTTGAGCCGTTCTTGCTCGTTTGATTTTGAGGTCCATGCTTGCAGAAATTTATCACCAGTCAGGTTAACGTTTTCTGGCCATAATGATTTTTGATCGCGAATAAGCAGTTGGCTCGAATCTGGATTTGCTGAAACAAGACACGAGGTTAGAAATATTGTGCTGGCCGTCACTGCTAAAAAAAACTGCATCCGCTTCATTTTTCTTCCTTTTCGACGATGATTAAGCATATTTTTTTTAGAGTGGCTATTTTAGCTTAGAGTAAATATAGTTAGGCTAATGCTTTCAGGTTTGAAACAAGCTTATCTATGGATGTATCACTGTTTTATTGTTTTCCTGAATACTTCTCAAAAATACCTGCCGCTTCTTTAGACTGTAAAAGTGAAAGGCATTCCATAGTGTGGTAGCTCCCTTTAACAGAACCTTGCGTATTTTTCTTCAGGTATTGGTTGATTAATTCTTCACCTTGGTCAAACGCATCCATAGGCAGTTTGCTGAATTCAAGATAAGCACTTGCCGAACGGAAGGCATCTTGGCGAGTGTTCTCTGAATCAGTTGCTTTACTCAGGCAACGGCTAACTAGCCAGTTTTTGTATAGAGTTTCTTGAGATAAAGTTTCAGAACTCATAGCGTTAGCCAGCGTGAGTGTTGATATGGCTGCTAAAATAAAAACGAAGTGTATGGTTTTCATTTAAAGGTTTTGCAATAGCATTATGACAACCTCATAGCTTTTTCATAAAAAGCCCCATGTTCAGGGGCTTCGTTATAAAAATTAAGCTTCGCGGTTTTCTTTGATGTTCCAACCGGTGCTGCTTTCCGCACCTTTGCCGCCCGAAGCGGTTTGTTCCCAGTATTGCTGTTTTACTTTCGAGGCCTGGAAGGCATAGGTGACGCCCACGGTGTCGCCGTTATCGGCGCCGGTGAACTGTACAGTGGTCACCAGCACGTCTTCCAGCGTGATGCGGGCATATTCCACCTGTTGGCCGCCGGCTTTGCAGATGGAAAGCTCAACTTTAGTCAGGTGTTTACCGCTGGCGTTGTGTTTCAGAATTGCGGTAGTGGATTTATCAATCAGCGCATTGACGTGCAGATCGTTAAAATTGACTTTACCAGCACCGCCGCCGCCGCCAACGCTCATGTTGCCCGGTTGGGATGCGCCCCAGGAGAAAGAAGTAATGTCGGTCCAGCCCGTGTGGTTGGAATCTTTCGATTCACCGGTCACACCGTCGACTTTCAGGAACATATCAATAGCCATAATATTTACTCTTTGTTAGTGATAATGTATTGCTTTAGAAAAAGCGTTTATGATGGCAAACAGGAAAATGTGGAAAAATCTCCACTTTTACCTTTGCGTTAAAAATTTACTGTTAAGTTGATAAGAATTTATTAGATGTAAAATGAAGTTACACCGATAAATTTTTATCAGGATTAGAATTCTATTATTACAACAAAATAAAATGGTGCCTTTTGCCGATGCTGTTTAACAGCTTATCTCAGTTCCCAGAACCAGAGTTCCTTGCAGTCTACATAGCAATTAGAGTGGCACTGAAAAACATTGTCACTAAGTGGTTCCAATAGATCTATATGACCACCACCATAGCCTGAAATAATGTTAAAAAAAACAACACCCTTTCTGTTTCTTAACGAGAGGCCAGCTTTGCGGATATCAGTGTAGATCTCTGCTTTACCAAATACATGGCCTTTATAAAGCTGGTCTGCTAATAATTTCGCACCGGGTTCTATTTTCTTTCCCTTATAGGGGCCTGCTTTTATAGGAAGTCTTCCACTAAAAGCAATGTTGCATTTTAGCAGTGCCAGGCTTAACCTAACTGCACAGGTATTTTGGTACCCAGGATTGGACTTTATTAACTCATCGGCATTATAACCTATTTCTAAAAATAGACTACCACGAGAGACAAAATCAGGATGAGCTTCATTAGATGAGTAATGATTTCTTTTTAATTGTTCATATAAAGGTCTCATTATTCACCCCCATTTTTGCATGGTAGCTCTTTAGATAATGCTTCTGTAATTAATCCAGACGCTCTTTCTTTCAACCGCTCTGAGGGTAATGCTTTGAAAAAATCGTAGATACTTTCTCTTAATGATCCCGGTAACGACTTCTTATAACTACACCAGGCTTGGCCTTCTGTTGCATCAAAAACACCCAGCATATACATGTTAGCTTTCATCCGCTCACGTTCATCTGTTGTTGAAAGCCATGCTTGAAGAAATTTGCCACCACTCAAGTTAATGTCATCACGGGAAAGTAATTGTGGATCGCGTAGTAGGTTTGCCGTGTCATCCTTCGGAAGGCTTGGAGAAGATGCGAATACTACTGGCGTTAACATCAGTAGAGAACTTATTGCCGCCGCGAAAAAAAACGAATGTTTCTTCATAGGGATCTCTAATCGTTTGTAGGGGAGGTAAATTCTCGTGGGTCTGTCGGTCTTTTGGCATCCCCCGGCCGTAACCGGGGGGCACGCAATCAGGCTTCGCGGTTTTCTTTGATGTTCCAACCGGTGCTGCTTTCTGCACCTTTGCCGCCTGAAGAGGTTTGCTCCCAGTATTGCTGTTTCACTTTCGCAGCCTGGAAGGCGTAGGTAACGCCAACGGTGTCGCCGTTATCCGCACCGGTGAACTGCACGGAGGTTACCAGCACGTCTTCCAACGTAATGCGAGCGTATTCCACCTGCTGGCCGCCTGCTTTACAGATAGACACTTCAACTTTGGTCAGGTGTTTACCGCTTGAGCAGTGTTTCAGGATTGCGGTAGTGGATTTGTCGATCAGTGCATTGATATGCAGATCGTTAAAATTGACTTTACCGGCACCGCCGCCGCCGCCAACGCTCATGTTGCCCGGCTGGGATGCGCCCCAAGAGAAAGAAGTAATGTCGGTCCAGCCCGTGTGATTGGAATCTTTCGATTCACCGGTCACGCTGTCGATCTTCAGGAACATATCAATAGCCATAATATTTACTCTTCGTTAATGACAATTATTGCTTTCGAAAAAGCGTCTATGATGGCAAACAGGAAAGCATGGGGCTGAATAAAACAGTCCATATTTTGCCTCTGCCTCTTTAACGGAATCGATGGGAAATCTTTTCCGTTTTCTTAATCTCTGCGTTAAGCAGACGATCAGAAATAAAATTAACCCGCGTTGTCCTGATTCCAGGCGTGATTAGTGTTGTTTAGTGAAACCTCGCGGGGTAATTTATCCGGTTCCTGGTTGTGGTATAAACGTAAACAGTTAAGCGTAACATAAAAATCTGGACTCTAAGTTATCCATACACTAAAATCAAAAAAATGTGATTTAATAAGGAGCTATCAAATGGTATTGAAGTATCTTTCATTAATAATTGTTTTGTTCTTGTCAATAATAGCTGTTTATTCTATTTTTGATGTTTTTACTTCGTTTATTAACGTTGTAAGGTATGAGGCTATGACATGGCAATCACTAGGGTTTATCTTTGGTAAGATAATGTTCTTTATTCTGATTCTGGCTATTATAATGTTGTTCTATAAAATATATAAAAAATCACGCAGCTGATTTTATTTTTTCTGCGAATCCGTAAATAGCTATGGACGTGACAAGAGCGATAACAATACCAATCGCGTTCATAACTATATTAATCGTTTCGGTATCCCAGTTAAAGAAGAATATATAATATCCTATGCATGAAAAAAACAGTAGAAAGGCAAAAAATATTAATATATAAGCAATGGCATATTTGATGATTTTACTGGGCACGATTTACTCCCGCCAATAGGTTGTCAAATATCTGCTGATCTATAACGTTATTTACACCTTGATATTTAATAGCATGAAGATATGGGTTTATATATTCTTCCAACATAAAATACATGAGATCTAAGTCTCCTGCGGCACGTAATTCATTATAGACGCTCTGATTGATATCCTTTAGTTCATAAGAGGCATAAATCGAGCGGGAAACTGATGCGCCAATGCTCAAAATACCGGTAATCCCGGCGGAAACAAGAAATTTTGGAATGATCCTTGTCGCGAATAATGCAATTAGCTCATTCACGAATATAGCTTTGAAAGCAAAAGAACCCATCTGATTACCTGCTATTTTTATAAGCAGCTTTTTAGATTGTTCCTCGCTCAGTCCGGATAAATATTTTCGAATGACTATATTAATTAAACGTCTGATATCATCAGATGTTACGCCCTTTTTTATCAAATTCATCAAGCGAATTTTGTCAGTTTGATTTCGCCACTGGTTGTCCGTATCGAAAAAATCACGTGTTAATGCCCATAAATCCCCCGGAATATCCATGAATCCCTTCGCGGCACTATGGAAGAAAATCTCCGAATTTCCTTTCCTACGGTTTTCTAAAAGCTTCAACATCCCGTCAGCAATCTGTTTTGGTGAGTCCATTGTTAGTCAATCTATTATTTATTATAAACGTGTCACCCGAAAATATTTTTCATCTGAATATTATCGGGTGATGTTATGGCAAAGCGTTGGTCGCTATTACGCCTCTTTTGCCTTCAGCGACGGCAGTTTGGAAACCAGCCGCAGTGAAACGGTCAAACCTTCCAACTGATAGTGCGGGCGCAGGAAGAATTTGGCGCTGTAGTAACCTGGCGAATCTTCAATTTCTTCCACCTGCACTTCGGCCGCGGCCAGCGGTTTGCGAGATTTGGTTTCTTGTGAAGAGTTGGCCGGATCGCCGTCCACATAGTTCATGATCCAGTCGTTCAGCCAACGTTCCATATCGTCGCGCTCGCGGAACGAGCCGATTTTGTCGCGCACGATGCACTTAAGGTAGTGGGCAAAGCGGCAGCAGGCGAACAGGTAGGGCAGGCGCGCGGCCAATTGGGCATTGGCGGTGGCGTCGGCATCGTAGTATTCGGCCGGTTTTTGCAGCGATTGGGCGCCGATGAAGGCGGCAAAGTCAGAGTTTTTACGGTGCACCAACGGCATGAAACCGTTTTTCGCCAGCTCGGCCTCGCGGCGATCGCTGATGGCGATTTCGGTTGGGCACTTCATATCCACGCCGCCGTCATCGCTCGGGAAGGTATGGCACGGCAGGTTTTCAACCGCGCCGCCGGATTCCACCCCACGGATGGCGGTGCACCAGCCAAAGTCTTTGAACGAGCGGTTGATGTTGGCCGCCATGGCGTAGGCTGCGTTGCTCCAGGTGTAGTTGCTGTGGGTGGCACCGGCGGTATCTTCTTCAAAATCGAACTCGTCCACCGGATTGGTGCGCACGCCGTACGGCAGGCGCGCCAAAAAGCGCGGCATCACCAGGCCCAGATAGCGCGCATCTTCCGATTCGCGCAGGCTGCGCCAGGCGGCGTATTCGGTGTTCTGGAAGATTTTGGTCAGATCGCGCGGGTTGGAAAGCTCCTGCCAGGATTCCATCTGCATCACGCTCGGCGCGGTACCGGCGATAAACGGGCAGTGCGAAGCCGCACCGATCTTCGCCATCTCGCCTAACAGCTCCACGTCCTGCGGGCTGTGGTCGAAATAGTAATCGCCCATCAGGCAGCCAAACGGTTCGCCGCCGAACTGGCCGTATTCCTGTTCGTAAACTTTTTTGAAAATCGGGCTTTGATCCCAGCCCACGCCTTTATAGCGTTTCAGCGTGCGCCCCAGTTCCTGTTTGGACAGGCTCATGAAGCGGATTTTCAGCATTTCGTCGGTTTCGGTATTGCTGACCAGATAGTGCAGGCCGCGCCAGGCGCTTTCCAGCTTCTGGAACTCTTCATGATGAATGATGCCGTTAATCTGCTGCGACAGCTTTTCGTCGATCTCGGCGATCAGCGCCTGAATGGTGCGGTAAGCATCGGAAGATACGGTTACGGTGTTTTCCAGCGCCTGTTGCGCCAAGGTTTTCACCGCGTTTTCCACCGCCTCTTTGGCCTGATCGGTCTTGGGGCGAAACTCTTTATTGAGCAGCGCGCTGAATTCGTCGCTGGAGAAGGTTTCGCCGCTTTGCAGGGGTTGCTGCTGCTGAGGAGAGTTGCTCATCGATTATTCCTCATGCTCGTTGTTGTCGGTGGCCGCCGGCTTAGCGGCGTTGGTCAGGGATTTCAGCAGTTCCGGGTTCTGCAGGATCTGGGAAATCAGCTCTTCGGCGCCGTTTTTGCCATCCATGTAGGAAAGCAGGTTGGAAAGCTGGGTACGGGCTTCCAGCAGGCCGTTGAGGGAATCGACCTTGCGCGCAATGGCGGCAGGGGAGAAGTCTTCCATGCTTTCAAAGGTCAGATCGATATTCAGCTTGCCTTCGCCGGTCAGCGTATTGTCCACCTGATAGGCAACGCGCGGCTTGAGGGATTTCATGCGCTCATCGAAGTTGTCGACGTCGATATCCAGGAATTTGCGCTCGTCAACGCTTGGCAGCGCTTCAACCGGCTTGCCCACCAGGTCTGCCATCACGCCCATGACGAACGGCAGTTGGATCTTGCGCTCGGCACCGTAGATTTCCACATCGTATTCAATCTGCACGCGCGGTGCACGGTTGCGGGCAATGAACTTCTGCCCGCTGCGGGATTTTGCGTTTGCCATGAGTTACTCCATCTAATGATGATTAGGAACCTTCCATCCGTGGATGGTGCGGTTCAAATTGGGGGATATCGTGGGTTGGGAAGAACGCTTGTTTTGGCTGGTCAACGGTTCTCCTCATTGTCGGGGCGACCAAGAATGGTCTCCAGTTGGTTCAGGCCGTCCGGGGCCAGATCGCGGACAATTTGCATAAAGTCCATGGCAATCAGCCGCTGTACCCGGTTGATCATCAACGGCGCCGGGTGGCTGGGTTCATGCAGGCTGAAGTAGTTTTTCACCTTGTCCAGCATCAGCAGGGCATCATCGCGCGACTGGATCTGCGCACTGCGCCAGTTGAACACTGCGGCGGCCGGTACGGCGGACTGTGCTTCGCTGGCCGTGTCGGCCGGCGGCGTTTCCTGCTCGGTCTGCGGTGCGGCGGGGGCCTGGCAAGATTGGGCAACTAGGCTAAACATGCGCAGCAGGCCGTCCATTTCCGGCAGCGCGCTTTCGCCCAGATGGCGCGTCACCACTTCGCGGATGGCGCCAAGGCGTTGGGCAATGGTGTGCACCACCTGGCCGGCGGGTTGATCCGCCTGCGCCAGCTCATCCTGCAGGCGCGCCCGGCCGCCGGGGAAGCCGGGGCACTCCTGTTTGCTGCCATCAAGCAGCGCGCAGGCATCGCGCAGGGAAATTTCGCCGGCGGCGCTTTTCAACAACGGGGCATGGCGCACACAGCTGGCCAGCGCGGCTTTATCGCTTAAGTCGGCCAGCACGTTAATGCGAAACAGCGGGTCGGCTTCGCCGTCGAATTCCAACAGCGGCAGCAGGCTGTCCCAATAGCGTTCCAGCGCCTGATGAATCAACGTCAGGCCGTCGGCATAGCCTTGCAGGCCGCGCAACTGCGCCCAGGCGCGGGTCAGGTACAGCATCACGCGCAGATCTTTGGTGCGCGCCAGTAGGCCGGTGGCCAGCCGTTCAACCAGCATCCAGTCCGGCGCTTCGGCCGGGATGATGGTGCTGCCGAACTGCTGTTCGGCCTTGCCCGCCGAAGCCTGCTCCATCGCCAGAAAATCAGCGTCATATTCCAGGTTGTCGCCACAGGGGTTGTCTGTTTCAACCGGTGCCAGCAGGGTATCGATAGCCATAGGGTGTCTCTTAATTAAGCTGCAGTTAATCAAACATTTGCGGGTATTGCCCGCGACGGCCGGCGCGCGCCCAACCGTTGAGTTCAAACAGGAGCGCAAACAGTTGCACCGTCAGGTTACCGCTGTGCACGTGGGTATAAAGCGGGTGGCCGTCCGCTTGGTTGGTCCACCAGAAGCTGGTGTACTGCGCAGGGTCAAAACAATCGGCAGCCTGTTGCCAGCCCAACCCCGGCCTCTCCGGTGAAGGATCGCCGATGATCGCCAAAATATCGGATTCGCTTTCCGGCGGCGGGGCCGGCAATGCCGGGATCGCCAGCAGCGCCCGATCAATCTGTTCCGCGGAGTAGCCGTTGCGCACACCGTTCAGCAAGGTATAGCCCAGTTGCTGGTACCACTGCGCCGCGTGATTCAACTGCGGATTACGCCACTGTTCCGGGGTGAAAAGGCGCAGCGCGCAGATCGGATAATGGCGGCCAACGCGGTCACGCGCCGGCAGCAGGCAGCCCAGTTGCACATAGGGGACGCCCAGCGTTGCCGGGACGGCGAAATTCCATACCGGGGCGCTGCTGAATACCTGGTTGGCGCTATCCGGCAGGCTGCGCTGCAGGTTTGCCAAGCCGTTATGAAACCAGTGCGCCCAGTGGTTGATCACCGCATCGGGCAGGCGGCGCTGTAAAAAATCGCCGGCGACCGGGATTTTGCCGTACCAGCCGATATGCGCGCTCAGGGGATGTTCGTTACTCATCATCAGGTCCTTTCTGGGACACTGCCTAAGGGCAAGAAAATGCCGGCAGTTGGAACGGATTACGAATGCTGTTGGCGGTAAACTCCAGCGTGACATGGTGGCCATCAAGGTTAAACGCCGCCTGGCGGCTTAAGCCGCCGGCGCCGGCGGAAAGCTGGGCCATATCCACCATGCGGTTCAGCGCCCACGGGCCACTGGTCACCAGGCTGGCGCTGGTGCCGTTCGCCAGCGCCAACTGCAGGTGCACCTGGTTGGTATTGTTGGTTCCCGGCCAACTCACCACTAATGGCACCTGCGGGCCGTGGCTGTATTTGAACAGTTGCCCGTCAACGTCCAGCGTCATATTGAGGATATCGTTATCCATGCGCACCGGGCGCACCGTCACGCGGAACGACGGCGTGGCGGTGCCGTTGGCGAAGAACGCATCGCGGATGCGCTGCGCCTGCTGGAATGAGCGCAAAATACCTTCGCCGCCCGGCAGGGTTTTGCCGTCTACGCCTGGGGTAAAGCGCCAGTTGGCACGGGTGGTATCCACTTTGCCCTGCAGGTTTTCCCGGAAGAA is part of the Gibbsiella quercinecans genome and encodes:
- the tssA gene encoding type VI secretion system protein TssA, which gives rise to MAIDTLLAPVETDNPCGDNLEYDADFLAMEQASAGKAEQQFGSTIIPAEAPDWMLVERLATGLLARTKDLRVMLYLTRAWAQLRGLQGYADGLTLIHQALERYWDSLLPLLEFDGEADPLFRINVLADLSDKAALASCVRHAPLLKSAAGEISLRDACALLDGSKQECPGFPGGRARLQDELAQADQPAGQVVHTIAQRLGAIREVVTRHLGESALPEMDGLLRMFSLVAQSCQAPAAPQTEQETPPADTASEAQSAVPAAAVFNWRSAQIQSRDDALLMLDKVKNYFSLHEPSHPAPLMINRVQRLIAMDFMQIVRDLAPDGLNQLETILGRPDNEENR
- a CDS encoding Rap1a/Tai family immunity protein; the protein is MKKHSFFFAAAISSLLMLTPVVFASSPSLPKDDTANLLRDPQLLSRDDINLSGGKFLQAWLSTTDERERMKANMYMLGVFDATEGQAWCSYKKSLPGSLRESIYDFFKALPSERLKERASGLITEALSKELPCKNGGE
- a CDS encoding T6SS effector amidase Tae4 family protein, translating into MRPLYEQLKRNHYSSNEAHPDFVSRGSLFLEIGYNADELIKSNPGYQNTCAVRLSLALLKCNIAFSGRLPIKAGPYKGKKIEPGAKLLADQLYKGHVFGKAEIYTDIRKAGLSLRNRKGVVFFNIISGYGGGHIDLLEPLSDNVFQCHSNCYVDCKELWFWELR
- a CDS encoding Hcp family type VI secretion system effector produces the protein MAIDMFLKIDSVTGESKDSNHTGWTDITSFSWGASQPGNMSVGGGGGAGKVNFNDLHINALIDKSTTAILKHCSSGKHLTKVEVSICKAGGQQVEYARITLEDVLVTSVQFTGADNGDTVGVTYAFQAAKVKQQYWEQTSSGGKGAESSTGWNIKENREA
- the tssC gene encoding type VI secretion system contractile sheath large subunit yields the protein MSNSPQQQQPLQSGETFSSDEFSALLNKEFRPKTDQAKEAVENAVKTLAQQALENTVTVSSDAYRTIQALIAEIDEKLSQQINGIIHHEEFQKLESAWRGLHYLVSNTETDEMLKIRFMSLSKQELGRTLKRYKGVGWDQSPIFKKVYEQEYGQFGGEPFGCLMGDYYFDHSPQDVELLGEMAKIGAASHCPFIAGTAPSVMQMESWQELSNPRDLTKIFQNTEYAAWRSLRESEDARYLGLVMPRFLARLPYGVRTNPVDEFDFEEDTAGATHSNYTWSNAAYAMAANINRSFKDFGWCTAIRGVESGGAVENLPCHTFPSDDGGVDMKCPTEIAISDRREAELAKNGFMPLVHRKNSDFAAFIGAQSLQKPAEYYDADATANAQLAARLPYLFACCRFAHYLKCIVRDKIGSFRERDDMERWLNDWIMNYVDGDPANSSQETKSRKPLAAAEVQVEEIEDSPGYYSAKFFLRPHYQLEGLTVSLRLVSKLPSLKAKEA
- the tssB gene encoding type VI secretion system contractile sheath small subunit, giving the protein MANAKSRSGQKFIARNRAPRVQIEYDVEIYGAERKIQLPFVMGVMADLVGKPVEALPSVDERKFLDIDVDNFDERMKSLKPRVAYQVDNTLTGEGKLNIDLTFESMEDFSPAAIARKVDSLNGLLEARTQLSNLLSYMDGKNGAEELISQILQNPELLKSLTNAAKPAATDNNEHEE
- the tagF gene encoding type VI secretion system-associated protein TagF; amino-acid sequence: MMSNEHPLSAHIGWYGKIPVAGDFLQRRLPDAVINHWAHWFHNGLANLQRSLPDSANQVFSSAPVWNFAVPATLGVPYVQLGCLLPARDRVGRHYPICALRLFTPEQWRNPQLNHAAQWYQQLGYTLLNGVRNGYSAEQIDRALLAIPALPAPPPESESDILAIIGDPSPERPGLGWQQAADCFDPAQYTSFWWTNQADGHPLYTHVHSGNLTVQLFALLFELNGWARAGRRGQYPQMFD